GGCTTCGCCCTCAACCCAGCGCGTGATTTCGGCCCTAAAGTTGTCGCTTATCTCGCTGGATGGGGCGACATCGCCTTTACAGGTGGCCGCGATATTCCTTATTTCCTTGTCCCATTGACAGCACCGATTGTCGGTGGTCTGCTAGGGGCCTTCGGTTATCGCAAATTAATCGGTCGCCACTTACCGTGCATGGTATGTGAAGAAGAGACCAAAGCAGAAAAATTATCCGTCAAAAATCCAAAATCCTCGGAACAGGCTTAAATTATGACAACTGAAACCACCATTGAAAAAAAATATATCGTTGCACTTGATCAAGGCACAACCAGTTCTCGAGCTGTCGTACTCGACCACGATGCGAATATTGTGAGCATTTCACAGCGTGAATTCACCCAAATTTATCCTAAACCGGGCTGGGTAGAACACGACCCAATGGAAATCTGGGCATCACAAAGTTCGACACTGGTTGAAGTGTTAGCCAAAGCGGATATTCGTACTGACGAAGTTGCAGGGATTGGTATCACTAACCAACGCGAAACGACCATTGTTTGGGAAAAAGCGACAGGTAAACCGATTTATAATGCCATTGTGTGGCAGTGCCGTCGTACCGCGGATTTCTGTACCCATCTCAAGCAAAATGAAAAAGATTTAGAAGAGTATATTCGCCAAAATACGGGCCTTGTCGTTGACCCCTATTTTTCGGGAACGAAAGTTAAGTGGATTTTAGACCACGTCGAAGGTGCTCGCGAACGCGCTGAAAAAGGTGAATTACTGTTTGGTACCGTTGATACATGGCTAGTCTGGAAAATGACCCAAGGCCGCGTACATGTGACCGACTACACTAACGCGTCTCGTACTATGTTGTTTAATATTCGCAACTTAGAGTGGGATGATAAAATTCTCAAAGCGTTAAACATCCCACGAGCAATGTTACCTGAAGTTCGCCCATCTTCTGAAGTGTATGGTCAAACCAACATTGGGGGTAAAGGTGGAACACGTATTCCTATTTCAGGTATGGCGGGTGACCAACAAGCAGCACTGTATGGCCAGCTGTGCGTAAAACCAGGCATGGCGAAAAATACCTATGGAACAGGCTGCTTCTTGCTGTTAAATACAGGGGAAACCGCGGTTCGTTCTAACCATGGTCTGTTGACCACTATCGCTTGCGGGCCAAAAGGGGAAGTGAATTATGCCCTAGAAGGGGCTGTGTTCGTTGGCGGGGCATCCATTCAGTGGTTGCGTGATGAATTAAAACTGATTGATGAATCCACAGACTCTGAATATTTCGCCACCAAGGTCAAAGACAGTAACGGCGTGTATGTTGTGCCTGCTTTCACTGGTTTAGGGGCACCATATTGGGACCCGTACGCCCGCGGTGCAATTTTCGGATTAACACGTGGCGCTAACCGTAACCACATCATCCGCGCAACGTTGGAATCTATCGCTTACCAAACTCGCGATGTGCTCGATGCGATGCAAGCTGACTCTGGCGAACGCTTAAAAGCACTGCGTGTTGATGGTGGCGCCGTAGCAAACAATTTCTTGATGCAGTTCCAATCTGACATTCTAGGCACGCCAGTTGAACGCCCTGAAGTACGTGAAAGTACCGCGTTGGGTGCAGCCTACCTTGCTGGTTTAGCTGTGGGTTTCTGGAATAACCTCGATGAGCTGCAAAGCAAAGCGACCATTGAACGCGTCTTTAAACCAGGTATTGAAACCACTGAGCGTAATTTCAAATACGAAGGCTGGAAAAAAGCGGTCGCACGAGCACAAGAGTGGGAAGATAAAGCGTAATTATTGATTGAAAATTTATCTCGTTGTCACAAAGGTGGTGCTTCGGTACCGCCTTTTTTATTTCCATAAAATCAATTCGCTAATAAATAGAATCACAATAATCAGACTAATAATAAATTAGAAAGGCTCTATTTCCTTGTTTAAAATCGTTGCGCTATACACTCATAAAGTGACAAGTTTTAACAATAGGAAAGGTTATGGATAACCCAAAAAAACAACAGGATGTATTACAGTTAGGACTGTATCGGAATAAAGGCAGAGTCGCGGTACTCAATACGAATTCACCATGGTTGGCCTCATTACAAAAAAATCCCGCGTCCTCTCCGGAGGCAAAAGCATCACATAAATTATTTAGCTGGCTAATTGATAAGCCAAGGATGGTTGGAGAAACTAAGCGTCACTTTATACTGAGCACCCTATCTGAAGAATCATTGTCGGGTTTTAATTTTCACCCACAACAAGGCCTATTTGTTGAGAGTTTTAATTCTCCCCATGAATGGCGTGAAGGTGAACCTCGCGCTCAAGAGCAAATTGCCGATTTACTACTCCCTAGCGGCCAATGGCATCGCCATTATGACACCGTTGTTTTATCGCAAAGCGCCAATGACAAACAGGTTGAGCTGGTTCGCCACTACCTGCAATTAACAGGGGGTAGCGTATTAATTATTAAAGACCGCCAAAAAGAAACATCGCCATCGATACAGAAATTAATCGCTGAATTAACCCCTGTTGAGCCCCATAACATTCAACTGTCATCAACGAAACATCGCGGTTTTCAACAAACAATCACACTTCCCCCTAACTCAATCAACTCACTGAAATTAACCGGTGAGCTATTGGGAGATACGCAATATTTTTCAATCATCATTCATGATGTTGATGATAATCCGCTTATCTCTCAGTACGATATTGCCCTTGATCACCATTTATCATGGGATGCTATAGCTCAAGCAATTGAATCAAGAGTTAATCAAGAGATGGCTGCGTTACAACAAAACCCCATCACGGTGAGATATCAAAATAACATGCTGAAGATGACTGGAAAGCAGGTTGTTTTTTCTCAATTTCAGTTGAAACAGCAAAAAGGGGAGCAAATACTGCCGATTTTAGTGGCTGAAAACCCCCACCAGCTTCCCAATCAGCTGATTTTTGGCGCCGTAACAGGAAAATTGGCTCAACATAATAATAATCATCGGTATCACATTCTTGAGCAGGCTAAATTTGGCAATGTGAGCATCGATCCACAAACTGGAGAATGGATCTACACTCCCCATAAAGCCCTATTGAGATCAAATGCAGATCAGTTTGACATTGTCGCGATTAGCCATGATAGTCATCAATCTGAGCCGATTTCTATTCATCTACAAACGGGTGAAGCTCCCCAAGTCGTCATACCTGGAAAACGAACGTTTACCATTTTAGACCCAATTTACGAGGCACCCAAACGACGACATCACCCTACTCCGAAGGGTATGCAGGTCCATGGTATTCAACTGGCACAAACTCACTTACAGCCGCCAAATGACCACTATTTTAGCCTAACGGCTAACCGCTGGGCGCTGCTCAAAGTGGATATCACTCATCCCCATTCAGCGAGTTCCCCTGATTTAGTGGCCATTATCAGCAATAAAAAAAATGAAGTATTAGAGAAAATCATTCTGACGGGGCCTGATAAGCTACCAACTCAACTAACGCCACTCCCTAATACTTCGAATCCTTTAGCCTACCATCAACATACTCAAAGCTTTACTGCACCAATAAGAGGGGAATGGGTGCAACCTGGTTTTTCTATTCAGATAATCACAAACAACCAGCTCATTACGACCCAAGAAACTAGCTCAGATGGTATTATCTCACCCAATGTCACATTAGATAGCCATATAACAGCTTACATTGATAATCACAGTCTATATCAACAGGGGCATGGCATTTATGCCTATTCACCACTGAGTTGGGGGCCAGAAGTGGTGGCGATATTACCAATTAAGGAATTCACCCTGTATAGCTTTCCCGCAACGACTCGAAATCCCAGCTTACACCCTTATCAAAACAGCTATTATGATGCAGCAAGCTTAATTCACCCAAAATACGATGATCCAGACAAAGTCCCTCATCACCTAGACTCGCAAATAAACTGGGCATATTTAAACAGTTCACAATTTCACAATGCCAATCGCACTGATTCAATTTATCACTATACCGCAATTCAGCCATTTATCGCTTCGCTCGATTACCATACTCTCGGCTTGGCTGTACGGCATGCGGGCGGTGGAATACATGAGCCTACGACACTGTGGCATGAAATTTTTGGTCATGGGTTTGGCTTACCCCATACCAATATTAAAGATACAGCATACCCCTATAACCCAGCAACGCATGGCCCAAATCCCGCCTATAACCAACACCGCCAGCACTATGTCACTTATCAACATCAGTATGAAAATGGTGCCGTCGCTAATCTTTACCCAACGATGTACGCCAACCATACCTATTTTACTAGCGAGCAATATGATGCCTTTTTGCCGCATTCCGATTATTTTAATCAGCGTATTCAGCAATTTTTAAGCCAAAAAACACGCTGGCAACCGAATCGAATTAAAGGGGAAGATGCTGAGGATGGTGGTTTTGCGGGAGACGGTTTTTACCAACGTTGGAATGAATCGGAAAAACAATGGGAAACCTTAACACAAGGTAATTTCGCCCAATATTATCCGCAAGAAAGTATCGATGAATGGCCTCACCAGCGTGATGTGCCTATATATTGGCTGCGTGGGCAGTTCGCAACCAATGAAGGTATTCCTCATCCTTATAATACGCTGATGGTTGACCGCACAATAGGCAACCTACCCGCCTATTACTATAATTTAGAAACCGACACAGGTCGTGCTTATTATCCCCATCATAGCCATGCGATTGTGGTGACTTATGCAACACCGAGTGGCTTAATCACAGAAAAATTCCAAGTAAAAGTACACGAGAATGATATTAGCTTAAATATTGCCGATAAAGGTGAGCTGGTTAAATTCGCGTTATACCAACTCAATCCACGCAAAGAACTGGGGCAAGAGATAGCCCGATATACCAACCCTTCATCATTAGCAAATAGAGTATTTGCCAATAGTCATACTGATGAATTACCAGATACACTCCTTCTTGATGACTATTGGCAAGGCAATGCACTCTTTTGGGCAAGTACAGAGGGAAACGTAGTTGATATTTCAACAGGGAAAATCAATACGCAAGAAATCACGCCCCTGAGCGCACTAAAAGCGACTTGGGTAGCTGATGGCAAACTTCATCAACACTATTTTTCTTTATCCGACCCATTTGGCCAACAAGATAGCGTTTATACCTCTCAACCATTCATCCCGATAAATCACCTCGATAAGCAAATAGAAACATCACAGGAAATTGAATCCATTGCTGTCCGTGCTGAACAACAATTAATATCCGACATGAATATCCACCAGAAGATTGATATTACGAACTTATCATTGCCAGATGAGAAATACCGCTATTGGGTCACACTGAGGATGGTTGATCAGAATGGCGAGCAACAAGAAAATATGCCGCTGGAGAATTGGTATTTTTCACTTGAAGGAATGACATTAACAGTAAAAGGAACCATTGATAGCACACCTGAATTAGAATGCACTGCTATTGTTATCCATATCGATCAGCATTTACAAGATGGTATTCAAGCAAGGGAAGTTTGGCTTGTACAAGATAAAAGCGCTCACCTAGCGGAAGATAAAACGTTTTTAAACTATGATCGCCCTGTTGTTTTTAACTTGCCCGCCAATCAAGCAGAGCTTATATCTGCGTTTCCAGAACAGGAAACACATATGGTAGTTTCACCATCCTACAGCCCCACCCCCGAATCACGCTTAATCAGTATGCCTATTCGATAACCCATTAGGCGGAGAGTTCCGCCTAACCTTTCAATATCAAACCGTTCTTTCTGAATGCCCCATACGGCGAGCCAACGGCAGCCAACATAAAAGCACTAAGGCCGACATTAAAAACATCAGCAAACCAAGGCTAAATTGCCCGTGCTGTGGCATTAATGAAGAAATCCATGTTGCCACACCAGAACCGACATTTTGTAAGCCGCCTACCAACGCGCCTGCCGCGCCAGCTAAATACGGGAATGGCTCCATTGCCCCAGTGGTCGCGAGGGGAAATAACATCCCTGCGCCAAAGAAAAATACCGCTGCAGGCACTAACAATGTCCATGTATTCATGATGCCAAACCAACTCGGCATCCACATCATTAAACCTGCCAGCAAACAAATTAATACGGATTGCCACATCAAGTTGTAAAACGTTTTTCCTTCACGCCCTGCATACCACGCCCCAAAAAAAGCCGCAGGAATTGGTAATATAAATAAGATACTGACGGTGATGCTACTGAGACCTAATACGCCGCCCATTAAAACACCGCTACTCGCTTCAAAAACGGCAATCCCCGCCAGCGCGCCAATTAACATGGCTAAGTAAGATAAAAAAGCGCCATTAGAGAGCAATTCACGGTATGACGCCAGCATCTTACGTTTTTCTGGTGATACTGGGCGAGTTTCCGGTAGCCAACGATACATGCTAAATAACACACTCCCACCTAGGATAAACAGGAAAATATAACAAGCATGCCAGCCAAAAAAGTGTGCCAATATCCCACCGAACATCGGCGCTAATAATGGGCTAACTAACACTCCCATATTTAATAAACTATTTGCATAACGTAATGCAGTACCTTTATATAAATCTCGGGGCATGGTTCTCGCCATCACACCCGCAACCCCAGTACCCAGACCTTGCATACCACTAGCAATAGTCAGCGTATTTAAAGTTGGTGCAAAAATTGCCACTATTGTCGAAAATAAGAAAATGGTTAGCCCTGCTAAAATAACGGGTCTACGACCAATTTGGTCAGATAATGGGCCATATAATAATTGCGAAAAACCATATGAAAATAAGTATGCCGCCATCACCTTCTGAACCGCTCCAGAAGGCTCATTAAAGTAGACTGCAATTTCAGCAATCACAGGGACATAAATAGTTTGTGTCATTTGGCCGACAGCCGCCAATGCAATAAGCATTATTAACAGATTGAAATGTTCCAGCTTTCTCATTTTTCTCTCGGATACAGCAAAAACTCCAGACACACAGCAACTTTGTATTATTAAAAATTAATAATACAAACCGAATATTGGAATTTAATGACGAATATTTAAATGTTGTTTTACGTATTAGCGCTGACTCAGATAAACAGCAAATAATGCGTTTTGCTCTAATGTGATTAAGATAGCAAAATTTACAGCTTTTTCTAAGTAGCGTGACATTTTAGTTTATATATCAATGGCAGCCATATTCGCCACACCTGTCAACATAACTGTACATTAAAATTAAGAAACAACCATTATTAAGAATAAATCACTGGAACACGTTATCGATAAGCATAAATAGTGAACTGCTTTAGTATTAAATCCTAATGAGCGATGCCCTAACTAATTAAGGTGAAACATCACCCACTTAGTAGGATTGATTTTGAAATAATAAGAGGTGGATTTATGGCAAATTGGGTAACTGGGAAAGTGATTGAAGCCAAGTTTTGGACGGATACATTGTTTAGCCTTGTCATCGACGCCCCCATTAAGCCTTTTACCGCAGGACAGTACGCAAAACTTGGCCTTGAAATCGAGGGAGAACGAGTTCAACGCGCCTATTCTTATGTGAATGCCCCCAGCGATAACCGACTTGAGTTTTATTTTGTCATTGTTCCAGAGGGCAAGCTTAGCCCTAAATTAGCACAACTGAAACCTAACGATACATTGCAAATAACCGATGAAGCCGCTGGATTCTTTGTCTTAGATGAAATTCCAGAGTGCAAAAATTTATGGATGCTTTCGACAGGAACCGCCATTGGCCCGTTCTTATCTATCCTACAAGAAGGCAAAGACCTTGAACGCTTTGAAAAAATCGTTTTATTACATGCTGTTCGATATGAAAAAGACTTGAGCTACCTGCCATTAATGCAAAAACTTGAGCAACAATACCAAGGGAAAGTAAAAATAGTCACGGTAGTCAGCCGAGAACACACGCAAACATCTTTGCATGGCCGAGTTCCCGCCCTCATCGAAAGCCATGCACTCGAAAATGCCGTTGGCTTATCCCTTTCACCTGAAACTTGCCATGTGATGCTGTGTGGTAACCCTGAAATGGTGCGTGACACACGGGATATGCTCAAAAATAGCCATGGTATGATTAAGCATTTACGCCGCAAACCGGGTCATATTTCCAGCGAACAATACTGGTAATAGTGATAAAAACTACCCTGAGTTATTTCAGGGTAGTTTGCTCTCTTATAAATAATTCACCGGCTCTGTTTTTTCACCGTATTTATTTGCGCTATCCATTCCGACAAAAACGCCACAATCCAGAAGCATAATCATCGAAATAAATAAGGGTAAAAACCGCCCAATCCCCCACTGCCAAACCGGATCAAACTGACTGACATCCATAGAATACAGTGCAAAAGCCAAAACAATTAATGCGAACCACCCGCCTGATTTCCCCCTATCGTGTAAGCGCTTTGAAAAGATAGCCGCTAAAGGATAAAGCAGGAGGATAAAAAGAAAGAGGGTAACCATTTCAGGTAATAGAAATGTATTCTGTAGCAAGACAATCACGGTCACTAAAATAAAGCTGGCGGCAATACCCGCCCAAAATGGCCGACGACCTATGCGACCTTTGAAGGAAAAAGCCCATTGTTGTAATGTCATTACCTATAATCCTGATACAATGTGAAAACCCAAAGAATGAGTGGCAAAAAAATGACTCAAACCTTAATTCGTTCGATATCCGCCATCATAACCATTTTTGTACTCAGTGCGCCACCTTTGGCAATCGCGCAAAAAGTGCCGACCTTGCCTGATACTGACTTTGAAGTGGCTTACTTAGCCCCTGACGCGGCATCTTTTGATCTCACCATCCCTGAATTACGCAATCAGTTTAACCAAGCCTATAAAGATTTATATCTTCATGAGTATAAAGTGATTGCGAGCCAAGATATTGCCGCACCTTATATTCGTGCGGCATCACGTATCAACCAACAAATCTATTCTTCTGCGGTGCTTGAGCGCGGTAGCGAAAAAATAAAAAGCTTACAAATCACCTTGCTCCCAACAGATAACGCACAAGAAGCCCAAGAAAATCGTCAATTAATGGAGCGCTATACCCTTGCGATTATCCATCAATTCGCTCCAGATGTTTCTTTAGATAAAGCCCCTGAGCTGACCACTGGCTTAAATAAATTTATGGCGGATCAAAACCCAACTCATGCGGAAGAAGCTCGATTAGGCGGCCTGCGATATATTTTAGTAAAAAGTGACAATAATGTGCTTACTTTTGCTGTTGAACCGATTAAGCTAGAGCAACAAACACCCTAAACAGACTGTGATCACGCTCTAAGAACAAGCATGATGAAAAGCAAAGCTATTATGCCCTAATGTTCTTATAATACTTAAGGTGAATG
The window above is part of the Providencia sp. R33 genome. Proteins encoded here:
- the glpK gene encoding glycerol kinase GlpK; this translates as MTTETTIEKKYIVALDQGTTSSRAVVLDHDANIVSISQREFTQIYPKPGWVEHDPMEIWASQSSTLVEVLAKADIRTDEVAGIGITNQRETTIVWEKATGKPIYNAIVWQCRRTADFCTHLKQNEKDLEEYIRQNTGLVVDPYFSGTKVKWILDHVEGARERAEKGELLFGTVDTWLVWKMTQGRVHVTDYTNASRTMLFNIRNLEWDDKILKALNIPRAMLPEVRPSSEVYGQTNIGGKGGTRIPISGMAGDQQAALYGQLCVKPGMAKNTYGTGCFLLLNTGETAVRSNHGLLTTIACGPKGEVNYALEGAVFVGGASIQWLRDELKLIDESTDSEYFATKVKDSNGVYVVPAFTGLGAPYWDPYARGAIFGLTRGANRNHIIRATLESIAYQTRDVLDAMQADSGERLKALRVDGGAVANNFLMQFQSDILGTPVERPEVRESTALGAAYLAGLAVGFWNNLDELQSKATIERVFKPGIETTERNFKYEGWKKAVARAQEWEDKA
- the emrD gene encoding multidrug efflux MFS transporter EmrD is translated as MRKLEHFNLLIMLIALAAVGQMTQTIYVPVIAEIAVYFNEPSGAVQKVMAAYLFSYGFSQLLYGPLSDQIGRRPVILAGLTIFLFSTIVAIFAPTLNTLTIASGMQGLGTGVAGVMARTMPRDLYKGTALRYANSLLNMGVLVSPLLAPMFGGILAHFFGWHACYIFLFILGGSVLFSMYRWLPETRPVSPEKRKMLASYRELLSNGAFLSYLAMLIGALAGIAVFEASSGVLMGGVLGLSSITVSILFILPIPAAFFGAWYAGREGKTFYNLMWQSVLICLLAGLMMWMPSWFGIMNTWTLLVPAAVFFFGAGMLFPLATTGAMEPFPYLAGAAGALVGGLQNVGSGVATWISSLMPQHGQFSLGLLMFLMSALVLLCWLPLARRMGHSERTV
- the fpr gene encoding ferredoxin--NADP(+) reductase translates to MANWVTGKVIEAKFWTDTLFSLVIDAPIKPFTAGQYAKLGLEIEGERVQRAYSYVNAPSDNRLEFYFVIVPEGKLSPKLAQLKPNDTLQITDEAAGFFVLDEIPECKNLWMLSTGTAIGPFLSILQEGKDLERFEKIVLLHAVRYEKDLSYLPLMQKLEQQYQGKVKIVTVVSREHTQTSLHGRVPALIESHALENAVGLSLSPETCHVMLCGNPEMVRDTRDMLKNSHGMIKHLRRKPGHISSEQYW
- a CDS encoding DUF805 domain-containing protein; its protein translation is MTLQQWAFSFKGRIGRRPFWAGIAASFILVTVIVLLQNTFLLPEMVTLFLFILLLYPLAAIFSKRLHDRGKSGGWFALIVLAFALYSMDVSQFDPVWQWGIGRFLPLFISMIMLLDCGVFVGMDSANKYGEKTEPVNYL
- a CDS encoding DUF1454 family protein codes for the protein MTQTLIRSISAIITIFVLSAPPLAIAQKVPTLPDTDFEVAYLAPDAASFDLTIPELRNQFNQAYKDLYLHEYKVIASQDIAAPYIRAASRINQQIYSSAVLERGSEKIKSLQITLLPTDNAQEAQENRQLMERYTLAIIHQFAPDVSLDKAPELTTGLNKFMADQNPTHAEEARLGGLRYILVKSDNNVLTFAVEPIKLEQQTP